One window from the genome of Xiphophorus hellerii strain 12219 chromosome 16, Xiphophorus_hellerii-4.1, whole genome shotgun sequence encodes:
- the LOC116736283 gene encoding inward rectifier potassium channel 16-like has translation MSTESEEHIIDINNTSVHTLSKKNGKDRRRLRYMQKDGRFQVAFQKPPGDWSPYLLDIFTTLIEIRWRMMFLLFSLSYILSWIFFGLCYWLIAYIHGDTQSSDNNPCMDNVRGFTGAFLFSMETQATIGYGSRGMTENCIGAIIVVTIHNLFSCFLDTIIIGIIVVKMASARRRSQAVRFSSSAVVNLQNRVLCLSWRLGDFRGNHILEGVVKAHLVRHVKKRGSVVMLYQDLELENPHVVLVTPTTIVHKLKPGSPLYRIGPDDLKRKKFELLISFTYTGDSTGLLHQTRTSYTSADIRWGQRFHDILKVEKRHYKVDYAMFNETTWVPVPRLCAEAYERGSGHPNERNSLLPSFTVNSHIYWATTNSPEEVVMQTSL, from the coding sequence ATGAGCACTGAAAGCGAAGAGCATATCATTGACATCAATAACACCTCAGTTCATACGCTGAGCAAGAAAAATGGAAAGGACAGAAGGCGGCTCCGCTACATGCAGAAAGATGGCCGGTTCCAGGTGGCATTCCAGAAGCCCCCTGGAGACTGGAGCCCATATTTACTGGACATTTTCACCACCCTCATAGAGATTCGCTGGAGGATGATGTTCCTTCTCTTTTCCCTTTCTTATATTCTCTCCTGGATCTTCTTCGGTCTCTGCTATTGGCTCATTGCCTATATACATGGCGACACTCAGAGTTCAGATAACAATCCTTGCATGGACAACGTGCGTGGCTTTACTGGAGCATTCCTGTTCTCAATGGAGACCCAGGCAACTATTGGTTATGGAAGTAGGGGAATGACTGAGAATTGCATTGGGGCTATTATTGTGGTTACCATCCATAATCTATTTAGCTGCTTTCTCGACACTATTATTATTGGCATCATTGTGGTTAAAATGGCATCAGCCCGAAGGAGGTCTCAGGCAGTGCGTTTCAGCAGCTCCGCAGTGGTCAACCTGCAGAATAGGGTGCTGTGTCTGTCATGGCGTCTTGGAGACTTCAGGGGTAACCACATTCTGGAGGGAGTCGTCAAGGCCCATCTTGTCCGGCATGTGAAGAAGCGAGGTTCTGTTGTGATGCTGTACCAGGATTTGGAGCTCGAGAACCCACATGTCGTTCTCGTCACCCCCACAACAATTGTTCACAAGCTAAAACCAGGAAGTCCCCTTTACAGAATAGGTCCAGATGACTTGAAGAGGAAGAAATTTGAACTGCTCATCTCCTTCACCTACACCGGGGACTCCACAGGGCTGCTCCATCAGACACGCACGTCCTACACTTCTGCAGACATCCGCTGGGGTCAGCGTTTCCACGATATACTGAAAGTGGAGAAGAGACACTACAAGGTGGACTATGCTATGTTCAATGAAACCACCTGGGTGCCAGTGCCCAGGCTCTGTGCAGAGGCTTATGAAAGAGGGAGTGGACACCCTAATGAGCGCAATTCACTCTTACCATCATTTACAGTAAACAGCCACATCTACTGGGCCACCACTAACAGCCCCGAAGAGGTAGTGATGCAAACATCTTTGTAA